In one Granulicella cerasi genomic region, the following are encoded:
- a CDS encoding efflux RND transporter periplasmic adaptor subunit, whose amino-acid sequence MATQGRALALGLITASCASILTSCKSAPPPPAEVPTVPVATVSPATLQNNVVLSAEFAPFQDVDVMAKVAGYVREIRVDIGTHVRKGDVLAVLEVPEIQDEMQKAKAGVAAAQANIVTAQAGVQRAVASANIAHLSFQRINEVATKNKGLVPRQDVDVAQARDAEAVAQLASAKSSLQAAQESKSAADSEYARASAMMQYATIRAPFDGIVTKRYANTGSMIQAGISSQTQAMPVVRLAQYNVLRLSLPVPVTDAAEIKDGQSVDVSVNNPPRTLSGKIARFAGSVQMDTRTMDTQIDVPNANGSLLPGMYATVHLHLADRPHVLSVPVDAIDGVGTSVEQAYVVRNGIVHVVPVKTGLQTPTLLEITSGLQSGDQVITGRHTGLSEGEAVQPRAATYESDASHS is encoded by the coding sequence ATGGCCACCCAAGGACGCGCGCTGGCACTCGGTTTGATCACCGCCTCATGCGCCAGCATACTCACCTCCTGCAAATCTGCGCCTCCACCGCCTGCAGAGGTGCCGACAGTACCGGTTGCAACCGTCAGCCCTGCAACCCTGCAGAACAACGTCGTGCTCTCCGCAGAGTTCGCTCCGTTTCAAGACGTCGACGTGATGGCGAAGGTCGCTGGCTACGTGCGCGAGATTCGCGTGGACATCGGTACCCACGTTCGCAAGGGTGATGTGCTCGCGGTGCTCGAAGTCCCCGAAATTCAGGACGAGATGCAGAAGGCCAAGGCAGGGGTCGCTGCAGCGCAGGCGAACATCGTCACCGCACAGGCTGGAGTGCAGCGCGCAGTGGCGTCGGCCAACATCGCACATCTCTCCTTCCAGCGCATCAACGAAGTTGCGACGAAGAACAAAGGCCTCGTGCCGCGGCAGGATGTCGATGTCGCTCAAGCACGCGACGCGGAAGCCGTGGCGCAACTTGCCAGCGCAAAGTCCAGTCTTCAGGCCGCGCAGGAGTCCAAGTCTGCAGCGGATTCCGAGTATGCGCGAGCCTCTGCCATGATGCAGTACGCCACCATTCGCGCACCTTTCGATGGGATCGTTACGAAGCGTTATGCCAACACCGGTTCCATGATCCAGGCTGGAATCTCTTCGCAGACACAAGCGATGCCCGTCGTACGCCTCGCGCAGTACAACGTCCTCCGTCTCTCGTTGCCTGTTCCCGTCACCGATGCGGCAGAGATCAAGGACGGACAATCCGTCGACGTGAGCGTCAACAATCCGCCACGCACACTCAGCGGCAAAATCGCGCGCTTCGCGGGCTCTGTGCAGATGGACACGCGAACGATGGATACGCAGATTGATGTTCCCAACGCGAACGGCAGCTTGCTTCCCGGCATGTACGCCACGGTCCACCTGCACCTTGCGGATCGTCCTCATGTTCTTAGCGTGCCCGTGGACGCTATCGACGGAGTGGGAACAAGCGTGGAGCAAGCGTACGTTGTGCGCAACGGCATCGTTCACGTCGTGCCTGTGAAGACCGGGCTGCAAACGCCCACGCTGCTCGAAATTACCTCCGGCCTGCAGTCGGGCGATCAGGTCATCACCGGACGTCACACCGGACTCTCCGAAGGCGAAGCTGTGCAGCCGCGTGCTGCCACCTACGAGAGCGACGCGAGCCACAGCTAA
- a CDS encoding bifunctional nuclease family protein, with protein MQLPGFKYEPDPATTADPEVEVKVRGLMMDPSTKMPIVVLNDLDGEVVLPIWVGLLEANAIAIEIEKASMPRPMTHDLMRNLVQAMNGQVTRVVVAALREDTFYATVWVSQEGEPVALDARPSDAIALALRADCPIYVSKSVLEHAREAATQALGARTPEDVKQWLEELNDDDLGDYKM; from the coding sequence ATGCAATTGCCTGGCTTCAAATACGAGCCCGATCCCGCGACCACCGCTGATCCTGAGGTGGAAGTGAAGGTGCGTGGGCTGATGATGGACCCATCCACGAAGATGCCGATCGTCGTGCTCAATGATCTCGACGGCGAGGTGGTGCTGCCGATCTGGGTGGGACTGCTCGAGGCGAATGCGATTGCGATTGAAATAGAGAAGGCCTCGATGCCGCGCCCGATGACGCATGACCTGATGCGCAACCTCGTGCAGGCGATGAACGGACAGGTGACGCGCGTCGTTGTGGCCGCGCTGCGCGAAGACACGTTCTACGCGACCGTGTGGGTATCGCAGGAAGGTGAACCGGTGGCGCTGGATGCGCGTCCTTCGGATGCCATCGCGCTGGCTCTGCGTGCGGATTGTCCGATCTACGTCAGCAAGTCCGTGCTGGAGCATGCTCGCGAAGCGGCCACGCAGGCGCTGGGCGCGCGCACCCCTGAAGATGTGAAGCAGTGGCTCGAAGAACTCAACGACGATGATCTCGGCGACTACAAGATGTAG
- a CDS encoding DUF190 domain-containing protein — translation MLPIGPAMKVTIYLNQDTSSKRGFLRDEILSFLREKGVGVGGATVLHPYAGFGSHGRLHKSDEGDVEGLHLPVMICFIETMEKTQSILPILQEMVTDGLIEAHPTEVLKSAKQEEKVIS, via the coding sequence ATGCTGCCCATCGGACCTGCGATGAAGGTCACCATCTATCTGAATCAGGACACGAGCTCAAAGCGTGGCTTTCTTCGCGACGAGATCCTGTCTTTCCTCCGCGAGAAGGGCGTCGGCGTGGGTGGCGCGACAGTGCTCCATCCGTACGCTGGCTTCGGCTCTCACGGACGCTTGCACAAATCAGACGAAGGAGATGTTGAAGGCCTACATCTCCCCGTCATGATCTGCTTCATCGAGACAATGGAGAAGACGCAATCCATCCTGCCAATTCTGCAGGAGATGGTGACCGATGGACTGATCGAGGCGCATCCCACGGAAGTGCTCAAGAGCGCCAAACAAGAGGAGAAGGTCATCTCCTAA
- a CDS encoding UdgX family uracil-DNA binding protein (This protein belongs to the uracil DNA glycosylase superfamily, members of which act in excision repair of DNA. However, it belongs more specifically to UdgX branch, whose founding member was found to bind uracil in DNA (where it does not belong), without cleaving it, appears to promote DNA repair by a pathway involving RecA, rather than base excision.) → MHTVHVPPDFNAWRELARTALHDGFRPDEITFCDSTEPRSLSLLPEAASPGGPPHVKPHVSTAFLEAANFAATHRDPQRWNLLYRLLWRLQENRNLLRIEVDDDVAALLRLRSQVARDLHKMHAFVRFRKLEIDGDEHFIAWYEPAHRIVRLAAPFFAERFSVMHWTILTPDESVSWDPHTKQLTFGPGADRTQAPEQDELETLWKCYYASIFNPARINPSAMRSEMPMRYWQNLPEVEILPQLMRGAEQRVATMVRRQQSKPTAAPYVPELHTLTVLREALPSCKGCELYEHATQVVPGVGAAHAKLMLVGEQPGDKEDLEGAPFVGPAGSLLRGVMEELGIAPESVYMTNAVKHFKFVQRGKLRLHQNPRLQEINACRPWLAAELDAVKPQVILCLGASAAKSLLGSTFALMKDRGSVQESAFGKQIIATLHPSAVLRARDDASREQMRGLLKRDLQFASELASGKHR, encoded by the coding sequence ATGCATACGGTCCACGTTCCACCAGACTTCAACGCATGGCGGGAACTCGCGCGCACGGCGTTGCACGATGGCTTTCGCCCCGACGAGATCACATTCTGCGACAGCACAGAGCCACGGAGCCTATCCCTCCTGCCGGAAGCCGCCTCCCCGGGCGGTCCGCCGCACGTGAAGCCGCATGTCTCGACGGCGTTCCTCGAAGCCGCAAACTTCGCCGCAACGCATCGCGACCCGCAACGCTGGAACCTTCTCTATCGGCTGCTTTGGCGCTTGCAAGAAAATCGCAATCTGCTCCGCATCGAAGTGGACGACGACGTTGCCGCGCTTTTGCGTTTGCGCTCCCAAGTCGCACGCGATCTGCATAAGATGCACGCGTTCGTACGCTTTCGCAAGCTGGAGATCGATGGCGACGAACACTTCATCGCCTGGTATGAGCCCGCGCACCGCATCGTGCGTCTCGCAGCTCCGTTTTTCGCGGAGCGCTTCAGCGTCATGCATTGGACCATCCTGACGCCCGACGAAAGTGTGAGCTGGGATCCGCACACGAAGCAGCTCACCTTCGGCCCGGGCGCAGACCGCACTCAGGCACCCGAGCAGGACGAACTCGAAACGCTCTGGAAGTGTTACTACGCATCTATTTTCAACCCGGCGCGCATCAATCCATCAGCGATGCGCAGCGAAATGCCCATGCGCTACTGGCAGAACCTACCCGAAGTGGAGATCCTGCCGCAACTCATGCGAGGAGCCGAGCAGCGCGTGGCAACGATGGTGAGACGACAGCAATCAAAGCCCACGGCAGCTCCTTACGTGCCAGAGCTCCACACCCTGACCGTCTTGCGTGAAGCGCTACCCTCCTGCAAGGGGTGCGAGCTTTACGAGCACGCAACGCAGGTCGTTCCAGGTGTTGGCGCAGCTCATGCAAAGCTGATGCTCGTCGGCGAGCAGCCCGGCGACAAGGAGGATCTCGAGGGCGCGCCCTTCGTCGGGCCTGCCGGTTCCCTCCTGCGCGGCGTGATGGAAGAGCTCGGCATCGCGCCAGAGTCGGTCTACATGACGAACGCGGTGAAGCACTTCAAGTTCGTGCAGCGCGGCAAGCTGCGGCTTCACCAGAACCCGCGCCTGCAGGAGATCAACGCTTGCCGCCCCTGGCTCGCAGCGGAACTCGACGCGGTGAAGCCGCAGGTGATCCTCTGCCTCGGCGCCTCAGCAGCAAAGAGCTTGCTCGGCAGCACCTTCGCCCTCATGAAGGACCGCGGGTCCGTGCAGGAGAGCGCGTTTGGCAAGCAAATCATTGCCACACTGCATCCTTCGGCGGTGCTTAGAGCGCGAGACGATGCGTCCCGCGAGCAGATGCGCGGCCTCCTGAAGCGCGACCTGCAATTCGCTTCGGAACTCGCCTCCGGCAAGCACCGATAA
- the miaB gene encoding tRNA (N6-isopentenyl adenosine(37)-C2)-methylthiotransferase MiaB: MKTFYIETFGCQMNAHDSEKVVGTLVHEGYTQVVDEAEAGLILYNTCSIRDKAEQKVFHRLNEYKRMQGEGKKFAVIGCVAQQEGQKIFERAPYVSLVAGSASYRNLPDMLARLEAGETRITGLDDRETEETFDTDFTSRSNPHRGYITIIEGCDKFCAYCVVPYTRGKERSRTSASVLAEAQRIAGLGYTEIQLLGQNVNSYRDPSGKRSFAELMVAVGEINGIERVRFTTSHPRDFTKDIVDAIDATPTLCNHVHLPVQSGSTNVLRAMQREYTREWYLERIAWTHAAKRDISLTSDIIVGFPGETDQDFEDTITLLEAVKYDSIFGFKYSPRPNTPAIHMHDSISEEVKAERLAILNTRQREIQREHYARHLNQVDRVMVEGGRNSRGQVLGRSMQNKTVNFTCETTPTVGSYVDVKITQVFPSSLVGEAVSEAIAPSAALLAQQALNARVVVLS, translated from the coding sequence ATGAAGACGTTTTACATTGAGACCTTCGGTTGTCAGATGAATGCTCACGACTCAGAAAAAGTCGTGGGCACGCTGGTGCACGAAGGCTACACGCAGGTCGTCGATGAGGCTGAGGCCGGACTGATCTTGTACAACACCTGCTCGATCCGCGATAAGGCAGAGCAGAAGGTCTTCCATCGTTTGAACGAATACAAGCGCATGCAGGGTGAAGGCAAGAAGTTTGCCGTAATCGGCTGCGTGGCCCAGCAGGAAGGGCAGAAGATCTTCGAGCGCGCGCCTTATGTTTCGCTGGTCGCAGGCTCGGCTTCGTATCGCAATCTGCCGGACATGCTGGCACGGCTCGAAGCTGGCGAGACTCGCATCACGGGACTCGATGATCGCGAGACGGAAGAGACTTTCGACACAGACTTCACCTCGCGCTCGAACCCGCACCGTGGGTACATCACGATCATCGAAGGATGCGATAAGTTTTGCGCGTACTGCGTGGTGCCGTACACGCGCGGCAAGGAGCGCTCGCGCACCTCGGCCTCTGTGCTCGCCGAAGCGCAGCGTATTGCAGGCCTCGGTTACACCGAGATTCAACTGCTTGGCCAGAACGTGAACAGCTATCGCGACCCGTCGGGCAAGCGGTCATTTGCGGAGCTGATGGTTGCTGTGGGTGAGATCAACGGCATCGAGCGCGTACGCTTTACGACCTCTCATCCGCGCGACTTCACGAAGGACATCGTCGATGCGATCGACGCGACTCCGACGCTCTGCAATCACGTCCATCTGCCGGTGCAATCAGGTTCGACGAACGTACTGCGCGCGATGCAGCGCGAATACACGCGCGAGTGGTATCTCGAGCGCATTGCATGGACACATGCAGCGAAGCGAGATATCTCGTTGACCTCGGACATCATCGTCGGTTTCCCGGGCGAGACCGATCAGGACTTCGAAGATACGATCACGCTGCTGGAGGCTGTGAAGTACGACAGCATCTTCGGTTTCAAGTATTCGCCGCGTCCGAACACGCCGGCGATCCACATGCACGACTCGATCTCAGAAGAGGTGAAGGCGGAACGCCTGGCGATCCTCAACACGCGTCAGCGCGAGATTCAGCGCGAGCACTATGCGCGTCATCTGAATCAGGTAGATCGTGTGATGGTGGAGGGCGGACGCAACTCGCGTGGACAGGTGCTCGGTCGATCGATGCAGAACAAGACCGTGAACTTCACCTGCGAGACTACTCCGACGGTAGGCAGCTATGTCGATGTAAAGATCACGCAGGTCTTCCCGAGTTCGCTCGTGGGAGAAGCGGTTTCGGAAGCGATCGCTCCTTCGGCCGCGCTGCTTGCACAGCAGGCTTTGAACGCGCGCGTCGTCGTCCTCAGCTAA
- a CDS encoding TolC family protein produces MASLRTLALACTLLTTPCLIAQSTTPLTLPQAEAIALTNQPRLLAAQQRSLAAAARVREARSAYLPTLAFNATGVRVADTATSTAAGALTTSAISDRFAYGGQLSQLVTDFGRTSALVGSSRSNAQAQNSLATLTKAQVRLNVRDAYFEVLGAEAVLRAAQAAQSNRHLVAKQLNALAENELRSTVDVNFAEVLASEADLAVVKAQSVVAQQRAHLTTAMGASQTISAPLTDPSAPEALPPDPDGLQANAQTQRADLSAAEAQQHAAQQFAKAEKRLSYPTLSIGAAGGQVPYHDHTLQDSYAAAGFNLNIPIFNGGLYAARRTAAQSEANARSNDVRELHLEVTEQVRSSWQRANEAFQSLAVTAHLVAQTKEALRLAQARYDAGLGSIVELNEAQVNETSAEISAADANYTYLSRRAELDFAAGLLN; encoded by the coding sequence ATGGCATCGTTACGAACTCTCGCACTCGCCTGCACGCTACTCACGACGCCTTGCCTGATTGCGCAATCGACAACGCCACTCACCCTGCCTCAAGCAGAGGCCATCGCGCTCACGAACCAGCCTCGTCTGCTCGCAGCGCAACAGCGCAGTCTAGCGGCGGCAGCACGTGTACGCGAAGCCCGCTCGGCCTACCTTCCCACGCTCGCCTTCAATGCCACGGGAGTCCGAGTCGCTGACACGGCCACCTCCACCGCCGCGGGAGCGTTGACTACATCGGCGATCTCCGACCGCTTCGCGTACGGTGGCCAGTTGAGCCAGCTTGTCACGGACTTCGGTCGAACCAGCGCTCTCGTGGGTAGCAGCCGCTCTAACGCGCAGGCACAGAACTCGCTCGCTACGCTCACCAAAGCCCAGGTTCGTCTGAATGTTCGTGACGCGTACTTCGAAGTGCTCGGCGCAGAGGCCGTGTTGCGAGCTGCTCAGGCGGCGCAATCGAACCGTCATCTCGTCGCGAAGCAGTTGAACGCGCTCGCCGAAAACGAGTTGCGGTCTACTGTCGACGTCAACTTCGCAGAGGTGCTTGCGAGCGAGGCCGATCTTGCAGTCGTCAAGGCACAGAGCGTTGTGGCGCAGCAGCGCGCACACCTAACCACGGCTATGGGAGCTTCGCAAACGATCAGCGCGCCACTTACAGATCCGTCCGCACCGGAGGCTCTACCACCGGATCCGGATGGCCTGCAGGCAAACGCGCAGACCCAGCGCGCAGACCTCAGTGCTGCAGAAGCACAACAACACGCAGCGCAACAGTTCGCGAAAGCCGAGAAGCGGCTGAGCTATCCGACACTGAGCATCGGCGCGGCGGGCGGTCAGGTCCCGTATCACGATCACACGCTGCAGGACAGCTACGCCGCCGCGGGTTTCAACCTCAACATTCCGATCTTCAACGGCGGCTTATACGCTGCACGTCGCACGGCGGCGCAATCTGAAGCGAACGCCCGCTCCAACGATGTGCGTGAGTTGCACCTGGAGGTGACCGAGCAGGTGCGCAGCAGTTGGCAGCGCGCCAACGAAGCCTTCCAGAGTCTCGCCGTTACCGCACACCTCGTTGCGCAAACGAAGGAAGCGTTGCGACTCGCACAGGCCAGATACGACGCAGGCCTCGGCAGCATCGTGGAACTGAACGAAGCACAGGTCAACGAGACCTCTGCAGAGATCTCAGCCGCAGACGCGAATTACACCTACCTCTCACGTCGCGCGGAACTCGACTTCGCGGCTGGACTTCTGAATTGA
- a CDS encoding HAMP domain-containing histidine kinase, with the protein MNWCLVKQIRSRLTVWYIAVLAMILAVYVVLVFAFQYRFIRNQIFHDEVQDLVTVEGLLYFDDAGALKLQQDYFSHPQSHLLIDRLMEVHDLSGVVLYRTPNLAGESLGGPSLPNEGDDRFDQRVVRLSDGTHVSLVSHLHTMQGRVVLIRLGYSLAPFRMRMTQFLEILLIAIPIALVFAGFAGYQIARQALKPLEEMASTAKQITARNLNERLLIENPDDELGHMAAVFNDLLDRLEQAFQQLHSFTGDAAHELRAPMAAIRAVGEIALREQETGERDKDALASILEETARLEDTIEGLLLLARAEAARSIGPDNYSLVEVLGEVTEVLGVLAEERRIRLSSNIHAASGIVLSGDRGLIRSAVMNVVHNAIKFSPNDSTITFTHSVAEGQVQLTVQDQGPGIERSELESIFGRFYTSPAGQTAPNSGAGLGLSIAQLVIQRSGGEIFFDPDVSVGACCVIRLPVHRVVSGQ; encoded by the coding sequence ATGAACTGGTGCCTCGTAAAGCAAATTCGTAGTCGCCTCACTGTCTGGTACATCGCGGTACTCGCGATGATCCTTGCGGTGTATGTGGTGCTCGTCTTTGCGTTTCAGTACAGGTTCATTCGCAACCAGATCTTTCATGATGAAGTGCAGGACCTCGTCACCGTCGAAGGCCTGCTGTACTTCGACGACGCTGGCGCGCTCAAGCTGCAGCAGGATTACTTCAGCCATCCACAATCGCATCTGCTGATCGATCGCCTGATGGAGGTGCACGATCTTTCCGGCGTTGTGCTGTACCGTACACCGAACCTTGCGGGCGAGTCGCTCGGTGGGCCTTCGCTGCCGAATGAAGGCGATGATCGCTTCGATCAACGAGTCGTACGATTGTCCGATGGCACGCATGTCTCGCTCGTGAGCCACCTGCACACGATGCAGGGCCGCGTCGTTTTGATTCGGCTGGGATACAGCCTTGCTCCGTTCCGAATGCGGATGACGCAGTTTCTCGAGATACTGCTCATCGCGATCCCCATAGCGCTGGTCTTTGCGGGATTCGCGGGATACCAGATCGCGCGGCAGGCCCTCAAGCCGCTCGAGGAGATGGCGTCTACGGCCAAGCAGATCACCGCGCGTAACTTGAATGAACGCTTGCTCATTGAGAATCCTGACGACGAGCTAGGCCACATGGCGGCGGTCTTCAATGATCTGCTGGACCGTCTCGAGCAGGCATTTCAGCAACTCCACAGCTTTACGGGCGACGCTGCGCATGAACTCCGTGCGCCAATGGCGGCGATCCGCGCTGTCGGTGAGATTGCGCTACGTGAGCAGGAGACGGGCGAGCGCGATAAGGACGCGCTCGCGAGCATTCTCGAAGAGACGGCGCGTCTGGAGGACACGATCGAGGGCCTGCTCCTGCTCGCGAGAGCGGAGGCGGCGAGGTCGATCGGTCCCGACAACTACTCGCTGGTCGAGGTGCTGGGCGAGGTTACAGAAGTGCTTGGAGTGCTTGCGGAAGAGCGCCGCATCCGGCTCAGTTCGAACATTCATGCTGCCAGTGGCATCGTTCTCAGCGGCGACCGTGGCTTGATCCGAAGCGCTGTGATGAACGTGGTGCACAACGCGATCAAGTTCTCTCCGAATGACTCCACGATCACGTTCACACATTCCGTTGCGGAGGGTCAGGTACAGCTGACCGTGCAGGACCAGGGGCCGGGGATTGAGCGTTCTGAGCTGGAATCGATCTTCGGCCGGTTTTACACGAGCCCGGCAGGGCAGACTGCGCCAAACAGCGGGGCCGGGTTGGGTCTCTCGATCGCGCAGCTGGTGATCCAGCGCTCTGGCGGCGAGATCTTTTTTGATCCAGACGTGTCCGTCGGCGCCTGTTGCGTCATCCGCTTGCCGGTGCACCGTGTGGTTTCGGGGCAGTGA
- the aroA gene encoding 3-phosphoshikimate 1-carboxyvinyltransferase, translated as MSSSTESLTKVISPARTLRGSLVLPGDKSISHRYALLAGLAEGTSKFSNFSTGADPHSSLKCMASLGATVSVHKNEVEVTGMAGEFLVPRQPLDCGNSGSTMRMLAGLVASQPGDFTFVGDESLTVRPMERIRKPLEQMGAKVTLTEGHAPMTVHGAKLKALSFEAPIASAQVKTAVLFAGLRAEGTTSVVESVRTRDHSEHALRAFGAELKRDGDRLYIAGGQKLKAIEATVPGDLSSATFFLCAALLFEDSNLVLDAVGLNPTRATLLDVISGMGGLVKVLDVQEQHGEMVGTIQVNRQKALRGFDITGALTASLIDEIPALAAIAPYTENGMKIRDAKELRVKESDRIALVVKNLRAMGAEVVEHEDGMDIPGGQKLSGGVIDSGLDHRIAMAFSIAALRAEGETTIHGAEAAAVSFPEFFDYLDELAIR; from the coding sequence ATGTCTTCCTCTACAGAATCTCTCACGAAAGTCATTTCGCCCGCGCGCACGTTGCGTGGTTCGCTCGTGCTGCCCGGCGACAAGTCGATCTCGCACCGCTACGCCTTGCTCGCGGGTCTCGCGGAAGGCACGTCGAAGTTCTCAAACTTCTCAACCGGCGCAGATCCGCACAGCTCATTGAAGTGCATGGCGTCGCTGGGCGCAACCGTTTCCGTGCACAAGAACGAAGTAGAAGTCACCGGCATGGCTGGCGAGTTCCTCGTGCCGCGCCAACCGCTCGACTGCGGTAATTCCGGCTCGACCATGCGTATGCTGGCCGGTCTCGTCGCCTCCCAACCGGGCGACTTCACCTTCGTTGGCGACGAATCGCTCACGGTGCGTCCGATGGAGCGCATCCGCAAACCGCTCGAACAGATGGGCGCGAAGGTAACGCTGACCGAAGGCCACGCGCCGATGACCGTGCACGGCGCGAAGCTCAAGGCGCTCAGCTTTGAAGCTCCTATCGCGAGCGCACAGGTGAAGACCGCAGTGCTCTTCGCGGGTCTCCGCGCGGAGGGAACAACGTCTGTTGTGGAATCCGTACGCACGCGCGATCACTCCGAGCACGCGCTGCGTGCCTTCGGCGCAGAGCTGAAGCGCGACGGCGATCGCCTCTACATTGCTGGAGGCCAGAAGCTCAAGGCCATCGAAGCCACCGTTCCCGGCGACCTCTCGTCGGCAACGTTCTTCTTGTGCGCCGCACTGCTCTTTGAAGACTCGAACCTCGTTCTCGACGCCGTCGGCCTGAACCCGACGCGCGCTACGCTGCTCGATGTCATCTCCGGCATGGGCGGCCTCGTGAAGGTGCTCGACGTGCAGGAGCAGCACGGTGAGATGGTCGGCACCATCCAGGTGAACCGCCAGAAGGCCCTGCGTGGATTCGACATCACGGGCGCGTTGACCGCATCGCTGATCGATGAGATTCCTGCGCTTGCTGCAATCGCACCTTACACCGAGAACGGCATGAAGATTCGCGATGCCAAGGAACTCCGCGTAAAGGAATCTGACCGCATCGCGCTTGTGGTCAAGAACCTGCGCGCCATGGGCGCCGAGGTCGTCGAGCACGAAGACGGCATGGACATCCCCGGGGGCCAAAAGCTCAGCGGCGGCGTCATCGACAGCGGCCTCGATCACCGCATCGCAATGGCGTTCTCCATCGCTGCTCTGCGCGCTGAAGGTGAAACGACGATCCACGGTGCGGAAGCCGCAGCCGTCTCGTTCCCGGAGTTCTTCGACTACCTCGACGAACTCGCGATTCGCTAA
- a CDS encoding response regulator transcription factor, protein MLNASQRSHILVVEDDSKLASALVAGIESDGHQVTWASSAEEGFYQLHQQKTDLLVLDVTLPRRDGFDLLRQIREDRIDVRVLMLTSHNSVEDRVHGLRTGADDYLGKPFSFPELLARIDALLRRILPQATSESVTVGDLSLNTKTRAASRAGKTIELSAREFDLLLYLAENGGRTVSREMLARDVWKESSRYTPLDNVIDVQINRLRKKVDDSFSVKLIHTVRGLGFSLREPEG, encoded by the coding sequence GTGCTCAACGCATCCCAGCGGTCACACATTCTCGTGGTGGAGGACGACAGCAAGCTCGCTTCGGCCCTCGTTGCGGGGATTGAATCCGACGGGCATCAGGTGACCTGGGCTTCGTCTGCCGAGGAAGGCTTTTACCAGCTTCATCAGCAAAAGACCGACCTGCTCGTGCTCGATGTCACCTTGCCGCGCAGAGATGGTTTCGATCTTCTGCGTCAGATTCGCGAGGACAGGATAGACGTCCGCGTCCTTATGCTCACCTCGCACAACAGCGTCGAAGATCGTGTGCATGGTTTGCGCACCGGCGCCGATGACTATCTCGGGAAGCCGTTTTCATTTCCGGAGCTTCTGGCGCGCATTGATGCGTTGCTGCGGCGCATTCTGCCGCAAGCGACTTCCGAAAGCGTCACGGTCGGCGATCTCAGCTTGAACACGAAGACGCGCGCGGCCTCGCGTGCCGGGAAGACGATCGAACTCTCGGCGAGAGAGTTCGACTTGCTGCTCTATCTCGCAGAGAACGGTGGACGCACGGTTTCGCGCGAGATGCTCGCCAGAGATGTGTGGAAAGAGAGTTCTCGATACACGCCACTGGATAATGTGATCGATGTGCAGATCAATCGGCTTCGCAAGAAGGTAGACGACTCGTTTTCTGTGAAGCTCATCCATACGGTGCGCGGTCTTGGCTTTAGTTTGCGGGAGCCTGAAGGATGA